In the genome of candidate division KSB1 bacterium, one region contains:
- a CDS encoding energy transducer TonB has product PPPPPPPQKEEEDIIFVAYDTEPVPIGGFAAIHKNLTYPDIARRAGVEGTVIIQAIIDKRGIVIDTQVLKSLGNNGCDEAAMFAIKQTRWKPALQRDKPVKVRVSIPVIFKLKESR; this is encoded by the coding sequence CCACCGCCGCCTCCGCCGCCTCAAAAGGAAGAAGAAGACATCATTTTTGTTGCTTATGATACGGAACCAGTACCAATAGGCGGTTTTGCAGCTATCCATAAAAATCTGACATATCCTGATATTGCAAGAAGAGCCGGCGTTGAAGGGACCGTTATCATTCAAGCCATAATTGATAAAAGAGGTATTGTTATTGATACACAAGTTCTGAAATCGCTTGGTAACAATGGTTGCGATGAAGCCGCAATGTTTGCCATAAAGCAAACAAGATGGAAGCCTGCTCTTCAAAGAGATAAACCGGTAAAAGTTCGTGTGAGTATTCCGGTAATATTTAAATTGAAAGAAAGTCGTTAA